One window of the Sulfitobacter sp. HNIBRBA3233 genome contains the following:
- a CDS encoding SDR family NAD(P)-dependent oxidoreductase, with amino-acid sequence MADPRALFDLSGKVACVTGASSGLGRRAALVLAGAGARVVGVARRRDALDSLVAEIRPNGAAVDADVADRGALGSLVERVSAPFGPPDIVVHAAGVNTREAADDVTAEGWDRTLTLNLSAPFFLSQALVPAMKAKGWGRIVNFASLQTTRAFPGGIAYGASKGGIAQLTRAMAEAWSPAGITANAIGPGFFPTELTVAVFDDPDRADRNAAQTCIGRNGTLADIDGPVLFLCSDASSYVTGQVLMVDGGFTAK; translated from the coding sequence ATGGCTGACCCACGCGCCCTGTTCGATCTGTCGGGAAAGGTGGCCTGCGTCACCGGCGCCAGTTCCGGGCTGGGGCGGCGCGCGGCGCTGGTTCTGGCGGGCGCGGGTGCGCGCGTGGTGGGCGTTGCCCGCAGGCGCGACGCGCTCGACAGCCTTGTCGCAGAGATCCGCCCGAACGGTGCTGCGGTTGATGCGGACGTGGCGGACCGCGGTGCGCTCGGATCGCTGGTCGAACGCGTCTCGGCCCCCTTTGGCCCGCCCGATATCGTGGTCCATGCCGCAGGTGTGAACACCCGCGAGGCAGCCGATGATGTCACCGCCGAAGGCTGGGACAGGACACTCACGCTCAACCTGTCGGCCCCGTTTTTCCTGTCGCAGGCACTGGTGCCGGCGATGAAGGCCAAGGGCTGGGGGCGCATCGTCAATTTCGCATCGCTCCAGACCACGCGCGCCTTTCCGGGTGGCATCGCCTACGGGGCGAGCAAGGGCGGGATTGCCCAGCTGACCCGCGCCATGGCCGAAGCGTGGTCGCCCGCCGGGATCACGGCAAATGCCATCGGCCCCGGTTTCTTCCCGACAGAATTGACTGTTGCTGTCTTCGACGATCCCGACCGCGCGGACCGCAACGCCGCGCAGACCTGCATCGGGCGCAACGGCACGCTTGCCGATATCGACGGGCCGGTGCTGTTTCTATGCTCGGACGCCTCTTCTTATGTCACCGGTCAGGTGCTGATGGTCGACGGGGGGTTCACCGCGAAATGA
- the hisD gene encoding histidinol dehydrogenase — protein sequence MTRDYLKKATLTAKSDATEVHQTVKTILADIEAGGDAKAREYAEKFDRYTGNIVMTQEEIDAAIAQVPEKLKADIRFAHENVKRFAELQKGTTTNVEMEITPGFFAGQKVIPVDAAGCYVPGGRYSHIASAIMTVTTAKVAGCKHITACSPPRPDVGVAPAIVYAAHICGADKILAMGGVQGVAAMTFGLFGLPKANILVGPGNQFVAEAKRILFGRVGIDMIAGPTDSLILADKTADAHIVATDLVSQAEHGYNSPVWLVTDDRALAEKVMDLVPDLIADLPDLNRENAFAAWRDYAEVILCADRDDMAACSDAYAPEHLTVQAEDLDWWLERLTCYGSLFLGEETTVSYGDKATGTNHVLPTSGAASYTGGLSVHKYMKIVTWQRTSREASKAVAEATARISRLEGMEGHARAADVRLAKYFPDETFDLTADG from the coding sequence ATGACACGCGACTACCTGAAAAAAGCGACCCTCACGGCGAAATCGGATGCCACGGAGGTGCATCAGACCGTCAAGACCATCCTCGCCGATATCGAAGCAGGCGGCGACGCCAAGGCGCGCGAATACGCCGAGAAATTCGACCGCTACACCGGTAACATCGTGATGACGCAGGAGGAGATCGACGCGGCCATCGCGCAGGTCCCCGAAAAGCTGAAGGCCGATATCCGCTTTGCCCATGAAAACGTGAAACGCTTTGCTGAACTGCAAAAAGGCACGACAACGAATGTGGAAATGGAGATCACGCCGGGCTTTTTCGCGGGCCAGAAAGTCATCCCTGTGGATGCGGCTGGGTGCTATGTACCCGGCGGGCGCTACAGCCACATCGCCAGCGCGATCATGACGGTCACGACTGCAAAGGTTGCGGGGTGTAAACACATCACCGCCTGTTCGCCGCCCCGCCCCGATGTCGGCGTGGCACCGGCGATCGTCTATGCCGCGCATATCTGTGGCGCGGACAAGATCCTTGCCATGGGTGGGGTACAGGGCGTTGCCGCGATGACATTCGGTCTTTTCGGTCTGCCCAAGGCGAATATCCTCGTCGGTCCCGGCAACCAGTTCGTCGCCGAAGCCAAGCGTATCCTCTTTGGCCGCGTGGGCATCGACATGATCGCGGGGCCCACCGACAGCCTGATCCTCGCCGACAAGACGGCGGACGCCCATATCGTCGCAACCGATCTGGTCAGCCAGGCAGAGCATGGATACAACTCTCCGGTCTGGCTGGTGACCGATGACCGTGCGCTCGCGGAAAAGGTGATGGATCTGGTGCCAGACCTGATCGCGGACCTGCCCGATCTGAACCGCGAGAACGCCTTTGCCGCGTGGCGCGACTATGCCGAAGTGATCCTATGCGCCGACCGCGATGACATGGCCGCCTGTTCGGACGCATACGCACCCGAGCATCTGACCGTGCAGGCCGAGGACCTCGATTGGTGGCTCGAACGCCTGACCTGCTACGGCTCTCTCTTTCTGGGGGAGGAAACAACCGTCTCTTACGGCGACAAGGCCACGGGCACCAACCACGTGCTGCCAACCTCGGGCGCGGCAAGCTATACCGGCGGCCTGAGTGTCCACAAATACATGAAGATCGTCACATGGCAGCGTACCAGCCGCGAAGCCTCGAAAGCGGTTGCCGAAGCCACCGCGCGGATCAGCCGCCTCGAAGGAATGGAGGGCCACGCCCGCGCTGCCGACGTGAGGCTGGCGAAATACTTCCCCGACGAGACATTCGACCTGACCGCCGATGGCTGA
- a CDS encoding TRAP transporter large permease, which yields MLWNQLNQTVELGWDFYLPVIMFVALIALAVPVWAAIGVGAITMLYMSGDLPLSLVGESLFSGIDAFALTAVPLFILTGDVLVRTGLSRKFLDVAEALTCFTKGGFGSATVLVCGMFAAISGSDAAGAAAVGRMTIARLVESGYPRPYACALVAAGACTGILIPPSIAYIIIGLVLGISASTLFLAALIPGLAILLAILITNLIVNRIYAYEGGGQMTFGEWAANLGKSLKSGWYAFIVPGIIFYGIFSGRLTPTEAGATAVVVTIAMGFILRTLSLADFPAMLLSSAKVNGVILPIIAFSAPLAEALAIMGVPQGFVTSVTGLTDEPWLLILLMIGILIAAGCVMETTPNIVILAPILKPLADNIGMNEIQFCIMMITALGVGFITPPLGLNLFVVSGITGESILKIAARAVPFVLCMFVVVLLIAYVPAVSTTLLPDIYK from the coding sequence ATGCTTTGGAACCAACTCAATCAGACAGTCGAGCTGGGCTGGGATTTCTATCTGCCGGTGATCATGTTCGTGGCGCTGATCGCACTTGCCGTGCCGGTCTGGGCCGCCATCGGGGTCGGCGCGATCACCATGCTCTACATGTCGGGCGATCTGCCGCTGTCGCTGGTGGGCGAAAGCCTGTTCTCGGGCATCGACGCCTTCGCACTGACGGCTGTGCCGCTTTTCATCCTGACCGGTGACGTTCTGGTGCGCACCGGGCTCAGCCGCAAGTTTCTGGACGTGGCCGAGGCATTGACCTGTTTTACCAAGGGCGGCTTCGGATCGGCCACGGTGCTGGTCTGCGGCATGTTCGCGGCGATCTCGGGGTCGGACGCGGCAGGGGCGGCCGCCGTGGGGCGCATGACCATCGCGCGGCTGGTGGAATCGGGTTATCCACGGCCCTACGCCTGCGCGCTTGTGGCGGCGGGGGCCTGTACCGGCATCCTGATCCCGCCGTCGATCGCCTATATCATCATCGGTCTGGTGTTGGGCATCTCCGCCTCGACCCTGTTTCTGGCGGCCCTTATTCCCGGCCTTGCCATCCTGCTGGCGATCCTGATCACCAACCTGATCGTCAACCGCATCTACGCCTACGAGGGCGGCGGGCAGATGACGTTTGGCGAATGGGCGGCGAACCTCGGCAAGTCTCTGAAATCGGGGTGGTACGCCTTTATCGTGCCCGGCATCATCTTCTACGGGATCTTCTCGGGCCGTCTGACCCCGACCGAGGCCGGCGCCACGGCTGTCGTCGTGACCATCGCCATGGGCTTTATCCTGCGCACCCTGTCACTGGCCGATTTTCCCGCGATGCTGCTGAGCTCGGCCAAGGTGAACGGGGTGATCCTGCCGATCATCGCCTTTTCTGCCCCGCTGGCCGAGGCGCTGGCGATCATGGGTGTGCCGCAGGGCTTCGTGACCTCGGTCACCGGCCTTACGGACGAACCGTGGCTGCTGATCCTGCTGATGATCGGCATTTTGATCGCGGCGGGCTGCGTGATGGAAACCACGCCCAACATCGTGATCCTTGCCCCGATCCTGAAACCGCTCGCCGACAACATCGGCATGAACGAGATCCAGTTCTGCATCATGATGATCACCGCACTGGGGGTCGGGTTCATCACGCCGCCCCTCGGCCTCAACCTCTTCGTGGTCTCGGGGATCACCGGAGAGTCCATCCTGAAGATCGCAGCCCGCGCCGTGCCGTTCGTCTTGTGCATGTTCGTCGTCGTGCTGCTGATTGCCTACGTTCCCGCAGTGTCGACCACGCTGCTCCCGGATATCTACAAATAG
- a CDS encoding TRAP transporter small permease: MDLLRRIDQNAERWLLLTFYVMLVITMAIEVIRRELFSYSSIWGEEIVRYSFIYLAWIGAAAAIRERAHIRIDVIMHYLPPRPKALLYIFGDLVMFFVAVIALYWSYEAVHVSAKFGSVTDGLRISKVWFLMAVPAGFTLIIWRLLQSLLRDLHALRTGKPVYEGDTLFD; this comes from the coding sequence ATGGATCTATTGCGCCGCATCGACCAGAACGCCGAACGCTGGCTGCTTCTGACATTCTACGTGATGCTCGTCATCACCATGGCGATCGAAGTGATCCGCCGCGAGCTTTTCTCCTATTCCTCGATCTGGGGGGAAGAGATCGTGCGCTATTCGTTCATCTACCTTGCGTGGATCGGGGCCGCCGCCGCCATCCGCGAACGCGCGCATATCCGCATCGACGTGATCATGCATTACCTGCCTCCCCGGCCCAAGGCGCTGCTGTATATCTTCGGGGATCTGGTGATGTTCTTCGTCGCTGTCATCGCGCTCTACTGGTCGTATGAGGCGGTTCATGTCTCGGCCAAGTTCGGGTCGGTCACGGACGGGCTGCGGATTTCCAAAGTCTGGTTCCTGATGGCTGTGCCCGCGGGCTTTACCCTTATCATCTGGCGCTTGTTGCAATCCTTGTTGCGCGACCTCCACGCCCTTCGGACGGGAAAACCCGTGTACGAAGGCGACACGCTGTTCGATTGA
- a CDS encoding TRAP transporter substrate-binding protein — protein MDKDRKELASAERRNFLKLTATGGFTAAMVAGASGVLWSSEAAAQTANEERDREKAAEHVMTVATAYVLGASRSYPIMQLDLKENIQNATNGKVYVKLAPGGQLGSGGNLVQKVQGGTIQAAQHSLSNFAPFASTVDLINMPYLCGSNQRFTNLVNSEFWNTEVHPKVEAAGFKALFYVNIDPRVVAVRKGGAGAVLSPSDLSGVKFRVPGSKMLQQYYRMVGANPTPVAWGETPSAIKQGVADALDPSVGALYVFGFKDILSHVTFTQAVPDSQVYSCNLEWFNSMPADVQEGIMWGSEMTAHQNLAKVPSARAYAMAELSKAGVEFHTLSDDQLAEWQDAGGYQRPEWDEFKTELAGSMDAFAKMEEAAGTQGKYFVHDA, from the coding sequence ATGGACAAGGATCGCAAGGAACTTGCGTCGGCGGAGCGCCGGAATTTTCTGAAACTGACGGCCACAGGCGGTTTCACCGCGGCGATGGTTGCGGGCGCGTCCGGCGTTCTGTGGTCGTCCGAAGCCGCAGCACAGACCGCGAATGAAGAACGCGACCGCGAGAAAGCGGCAGAGCATGTCATGACGGTGGCAACGGCCTATGTGCTGGGGGCCTCGCGCAGCTACCCGATCATGCAGCTGGACCTGAAGGAAAACATCCAGAACGCCACCAACGGCAAGGTATATGTGAAACTCGCCCCCGGCGGGCAACTGGGCTCCGGCGGCAATCTGGTGCAAAAAGTCCAGGGCGGCACGATCCAGGCCGCGCAGCATTCGCTGTCGAACTTCGCGCCCTTCGCCTCCACCGTGGACCTGATCAACATGCCGTATCTTTGCGGCTCGAACCAGCGGTTCACCAACCTCGTGAACTCGGAGTTCTGGAACACAGAAGTGCACCCGAAAGTCGAGGCCGCAGGGTTCAAGGCGCTGTTCTACGTCAACATCGATCCGCGCGTCGTCGCGGTCCGCAAGGGCGGCGCCGGCGCCGTCCTCAGCCCCTCGGACCTCAGCGGTGTGAAATTCCGCGTGCCGGGCTCCAAGATGCTCCAGCAGTATTACCGGATGGTCGGCGCCAACCCGACGCCGGTCGCATGGGGCGAGACTCCTTCAGCGATCAAACAGGGGGTTGCGGATGCACTCGATCCGTCCGTCGGCGCGCTCTATGTGTTCGGCTTCAAGGACATCCTGAGCCACGTCACCTTCACGCAGGCGGTTCCGGACAGTCAGGTCTATTCGTGCAACCTCGAATGGTTCAACTCGATGCCAGCCGACGTACAAGAGGGCATCATGTGGGGGTCCGAGATGACAGCCCACCAGAACCTAGCCAAGGTCCCCTCGGCCCGCGCCTACGCCATGGCCGAATTGTCCAAGGCGGGGGTCGAATTCCACACCCTGAGCGACGACCAGCTTGCCGAATGGCAGGATGCGGGCGGCTACCAGCGCCCCGAATGGGACGAGTTCAAGACAGAGCTTGCCGGTTCGATGGACGCCTTCGCCAAGATGGAAGAAGCCGCAGGAACCCAAGGCAAGTATTTCGTTCACGACGCCTGA